GTGGTGACCAGCCTGTGGTGACCAGCCTGTGGTGACCAGCCTGTGTCAACCAGCCTGTGTCGACCAGCCTGTGGTGACCAGCCTGTGTTGACCAGCCTGTGTTTTGCAGCCGTCTTGTGGAGGCCTGTCTGAGATCGTGGCCTGTCCCATGAACCTGGCTCCTGTGTGTGGCAGCGATGGGGTTACCTACGCAAACGAGTGTGCTCTCTGCGTCCAGAGACTGTGAGTACTGCTGCTACTCtctcatgacacacacacacgcatactagagcccgaccgatatatcggcggcCCGATATTATAGgccgatattgggcattttccaaactatcggtatcagcatttataatggccgataaatgaatatcattttttatttttatttttttattactttaagtttcataccttaagtttgtattttttatacattttatttatcagaaactgcattaacatattattttagtgaggaaataataacaggagtcagatggctaaacagttagggaatcgggctattaatcagaaggttgctggtttgattcctggccatgtcaaatgacgttgtgtccttgggaaggcacttaaccctacttgcctcggggaatgtccctgtacttagtcgctctggataagaacttctgctaaaaggGACTACatttaaactacaaataactacagttagggaaatcagtttgttttgttacgcgtttctggatttttaaaatattttttatatcggccgatatcggaatatcggatttttaaatcaccaaatatttgtatcggtatcggccttaatccttaatcctttatcggtcgggctctaacacacacacacacatacacacacactacagtatgAAGACACTTTGTACTCATACTCTATGGTTTCCAGGGAAACCAGGGCAGACATTTTGATCATGAAGGAAGAAAGCTGTTAAAGACGACTGTCCAAGACGACATCAAACTGTCCAATCAGAACCCTCCTGTAacatggctcctccccctgcttgATGACCTCAGCGCGGCGGTGTTGCTGTGTGACAGCATCAGTGATTAAATTAAATATGCAAACAAGCgctttttttcatttatttcaaaAGTATATTTTGATATATCTTATTTTATTGATCATATTAATAATTCATGTTTATAAATCACCCCATCCACCACGCTCCCACaaaacacaggtacacacacccccaTGCGTAAACATGCGTTTATTTAGTCAGTTACAGCATCAGTGATTAAATTAAATATGCAAACAAGCgctttttaaaaaaaaattcaaaagtAGATTTATATATATCTTGTTTTATTGATCATATTAATAATTCATGTTTATAAATCACCCCATCCAAAACATTCCCACaaaacacaggtacacacagacgccccccccagccctcctctatgtgggcgaccccccccagccctcctctatgtgggcgacccccccccccagccctcctctatgtgggcgaccccccccccagccctcctctatgtgggcgaccccccccagccctcctctatgtgggcgACCCCACGTCCACGGTGATGTTGGTGTACAGCCTGCGTTTCTCCACCCTCAGGACGGTGTACGACAGACTGCTCAGCCCGTCTGTGTCCATGTTCTGGGACGTCTGAGAGAGCAGGCTAAACCTGCAACACAGCAGCACAGTGAGGAGTCccgtagagtacagtacagtagagtagagcagagtgcaatagagtacagtagagcagagtaaagtagagtacagtagagtagagcgcaatacagtacagtagagcagagtaaagtagagtacagtagagtagagaagATATGAATACCTCTGTGGGTTGGGGCTGTTGTGCTTGTCAGGGTCGTGCTTGATCATGCGATATTTCCCGATCAGCCCATCTGGCCTGCTGATCAACATGCCTCTCAATGAAATCCTGCAAGTCAGCAAACAAACAGTCATGTCtttactctccttccctctctccccccccccccccctcctctcccccccccctcctctcccctcccccctcctctccccccccccctcctctcctctcctcccctcctcccccctcctcccccccccccctcctctcccctcccccctcctctcccccccccctcctctcccctcccccctcctctcccccccccctcctctcccctcccccctcctctcccccccccctcctctcccctcccccctcctctccccccccctcctctcccctcccccctcctctcccccccccctcctctcccccccccctcctctccccccccccctcctctccccccccccctcctctcctctccttccctctctccccccccccccctcctctccccccccccctcctctcccctcccccctcctctcccccccccccctcctctcctctcctcccctcctcccccctcctcccccccccccccctcctctcccctcccccctcctctcccccccccctcctctcccctcccccctcctctcccctcccccctcctctcccccccccctcctctcccccccccctcctctcccctcccccccccctccccccccccccctcctctcccctcctctcccccccccctcctctcccctcccctctcctctcccccccccctcctctcccccccccctcctctcccctcccccctcctctcccccccccctcctctcccctcccccctcctctcccccccccctcctctcccctcccccctcctctcccccccccctcctctcccctcccctctcctctcccccccccctcctctcccccccccctcctctcccccccccctcctctcccccccccccctccttaccgGCCTGACACATCatcgtcctcccccccccagccccagtagTTGTTAGGGTAACCGTTGATCTTCTCGAACTGTTCCCTGTTCAGAGCAGTGACTCCTCCGAAGATCCCTGGGTACGGCAGTctgagaagcacacacacacaccagagccacacacacacaccagagccacacacacacaccagagccacacacacacaccagagccacacacacacaccagaaccacacacacacaccagaaccacacacagaacTCCAGTTGAAATAGAGCACAGTAAAATAGGgtacagtagagcacagtagaataTAATTTACAGTAATACTGTTGACTGTTACAGTAGAATAGAGAACAGTATCGGGCAGTAGAACAGTGTATAGTACAATAGAAGACAGTAGAATCCAGCACCTGAAACCAAACTTGTCTACCGACACAGACAGGTGCCTGGGCTGGTGCCtgcaggtgtagatgttgcggTCGTCCATGGGCACCAGGTCCACGTCGCTGAAGATGAAGCAGTTGTACAAGTCTTTCAGGGCCTCCGTGTAGCCGATGTTCATCAGCTTTGCCCTGTTGAACGtcccctctccagcctggtaaacacaggagacaggtgacacgctggtggtggggagggtgtgtgagtgtgtgtatatttcagggagtcagatggctgagcggttagggaatcggactagtaatctgaaggttgccagttcgattcccagccgtgccaaaatgacgttgtgtccttgggcaaggcacccttcaccctacttgccttggggaatgtccctgtacttactgtaagttgctctggataagagcgtctgctaaatgactaaatgtaaatgtaatgtatatttACCTGGTTGATGACGTACACTCCGTAGTGTTGTCTCTGGCGCTGCAGGAGGGGGTGCAGGTAGAGCAGGAAGAACTTCAGGTGTTCCTCCCGGTTCCTGAACGGCACGATGACCGCCACGCGCTGCTCCGACAGGCAGTCCCCCGGACgccaccagcccccctcccgcACCCTCGGGTTCTGCTGCTCCACCCACGCCAGCGTCACGTTCCTGGAGAAGTCCACCATGGAGGGACCCACtgcacacagcacaggacaggtCAGCACAGGACAGTAGAATATCAGAGTTAGAGTAGAGTTATTTTTTTGTTCATGTTAATGTCACTTtatcccttaacccttgtgttctcctcgggtcgttctgacccatcagtcattgtgacccaccgtcgtattgcgacaactttaccgcatacaaaaacaaagtgaagcattttcttttaaccgtcgggctgtctcagaccccccacattgcgaaagttaaaagaaaagtatttttatttggttttgtattgggtaaaattgggtaaacacaatgatggttcgttatgaacttttgggtcatgtgacccgaaggcagcacgagggttaagtaggTTCAACTTCATTTGGGGTCAGGtgggatcagatggctgagcggttagggaatctggctaataatcagaaggttgtcgtgccaaatgacgttgtcaAGGAGCTGTTGACCTACctagcagaggagagggctCTTCACATGGCTGCAACACGGATGGGTAACTGGActctggagtggagaggagcagTACCACAGCATCAGCTCACAAATTAATAGACAGCTTCTATCTCCATTAATAAGAtttaatattcatttatcggccattataaatgccgataccgatagtttggaaaatgcctaatattggacgataatatcggcccgtctgttacaacatttacatttagtcatttagcagacgctcttatccagagcgacttacagtaagtacagggacattcccccgagacaagtagggtgaagtgccttgcccaaggacacaacgtcagttggcatgaccgggaatcaaactggcaaccttcggattactagcccgattccataaccgctcagccacctgactccccccagTCTAtggtgttttgtgttttgtgagctttctgtgtgtgtgtttgctgctgtgctgtctgtTCCCCACAGGTAGCGCAAATCATCTCAGCC
The sequence above is a segment of the Osmerus eperlanus unplaced genomic scaffold, fOsmEpe2.1 SCAFFOLD_526, whole genome shotgun sequence genome. Coding sequences within it:
- the LOC134016511 gene encoding beta-1,4-galactosyltransferase 1-like isoform X2, with product MLKRLFVFTLVVVVLCLVGYSVFQLQNTNVIIVAMRLLNQQEPSRNSNQVLKRLFSDILTSNQGEQGLETDPPVGDTVGPSMVDFSRNVTLAWVEQQNPRVREGGWWRPGDCLSEQRVAVIVPFRNREEHLKFFLLYLHPLLQRQRQHYGVYVINQAGEGTFNRAKLMNIGYTEALKDLYNCFIFSDVDLVPMDDRNIYTCRHQPRHLSVSVDKFGFRLPYPGIFGGVTALNREQFEKINGYPNNYWGWGGEDDDVSGRISLRGMLISRPDGLIGKYRMIKHDPDKHNSPNPQRFSLLSQTSQNMDTDGLSSLSYTVLRVEKRRLYTNITVDVGSPT
- the LOC134016511 gene encoding beta-1,4-galactosyltransferase 1-like isoform X1, which produces MLKRLFVFTLVVVVLCLVGYSVFQLQNTNVIIVAMRLLNQQEPSRNSNQVLKRLFSDILTSNQGEQGLETDPPVGDTESSYPSVLQPCEEPSPLLVGPSMVDFSRNVTLAWVEQQNPRVREGGWWRPGDCLSEQRVAVIVPFRNREEHLKFFLLYLHPLLQRQRQHYGVYVINQAGEGTFNRAKLMNIGYTEALKDLYNCFIFSDVDLVPMDDRNIYTCRHQPRHLSVSVDKFGFRLPYPGIFGGVTALNREQFEKINGYPNNYWGWGGEDDDVSGRISLRGMLISRPDGLIGKYRMIKHDPDKHNSPNPQRFSLLSQTSQNMDTDGLSSLSYTVLRVEKRRLYTNITVDVGSPT
- the spink4 gene encoding serine peptidase inhibitor, Kazal type 4, giving the protein MSGKHASLLTLVVLLILTGAEERSGALRKPSCGGLSEIVACPMNLAPVCGSDGVTYANECALCVQRLETRADILIMKEESC